A stretch of the Panthera uncia isolate 11264 chromosome E2 unlocalized genomic scaffold, Puncia_PCG_1.0 HiC_scaffold_20, whole genome shotgun sequence genome encodes the following:
- the CENPN gene encoding centromere protein N isoform X1, producing the protein MDETVAEFIKRTILKIPMTEMMTILKAWDFLPENQLQTVNFRQRKESLVQDLVLLCENKRASLRDAALLDIIYTQFHRHQKVWDVFQMSKEPGEDVDFFDMEQFKSSFEKILRRALKNVTVSFRDAEENAVWIRIAWGTQYRKPNQYKPVFVVYYSQTPYAFTSFCHLKSNTPLLSQALTVASNHHKIVKMDLRSRYLDSLKAIVFKQYNQKFETHNSTMPLQENLELDMHMDSRIIHENRIEKERVQRVTQETFGDYPQPRLEFAQYKLETKFKSDFHGGILAERKEPLRCLIKFSSPHLLEALKSLAPAGIADAPLSPLLTCIPNKGMNYFKIRDK; encoded by the exons ATGGATGAAACTGTTGCCGAGTTTATCAAGAGGACCATCTTGAAAATCCCAATGACTGAAATGATGACAATCCTCAAAGCCTGGGATTTTTTGCCTGAAAATCAACTGCAGACAGTAAACTTCCGGCAGAGAAAGGAATCTCTCGTTCAGGACTTGGTTCTGCTCTGTGAG AATAAGCGTGCAAGTCTCCGTGACGCAGCCCTTTTAGACATCATTT ATACTCAATTTCATCGGCACCAGAAAGTCTGGGATGTTTTTCAAATGAGTAAAGAACCAg GTGAAGACGTTGACTTTTTTGATATGGAACAATTCAAAAGTTCATTTGAGAAAATTCTTCGGagagcattaaaaaat GTGACGGTCAGCTTCAGAGACGCTGAGGAGAATGCAGTATGGATTCGAATCGCCTGGGGAACACAGTACAGAAAGCCAAACCAGTACAAACCGGTTTTTGTGGTGTATTATTCCCAGACTCCCTACGCCTTCACTTCCTTCTGCCACCTGAAGAGCAATACACCCCTTCTGAGTCAG GCGCTGACCGTTGCTAGCAATCACCATAAGATTGTGAAAATGGACCTCAGAAGCCGGTATCTGGACTCTCTGAAGGCTATTGTTTTCAAACAGTATAATCAG aagtttgaaACTCACAACTCCACTATGCCTCTACAAGAAAACCTTGAGCTGGACATGCACA TGGATTCAAGGATCATTCATGAAAACAGAATCGAAAAAGAAAGAGTCCAGAGAGTGACTCAAGAAACTTTTGGAGACTATCCTCAACCAAGACTAGAATTTGCACAATATAAG CTTGAAACGAAATTCAAAAGTGACTTCCATGGAGGCATCTTGGCTGAGAGAAAAGAGCCCCTCCGGTGCCTAATAAAGTTCTCTAGCCCGCATCTTCTAGAAGCATTGAAATCCTTAGCACCAGCTG gtattGCAGACGCACCACTTTCTCCGTTGCTCACCTGCATACCCAATAAgggaatgaattattttaaaattagagacaAATAG
- the CENPN gene encoding centromere protein N isoform X2, whose protein sequence is MALSLSPYTQFHRHQKVWDVFQMSKEPGEDVDFFDMEQFKSSFEKILRRALKNVTVSFRDAEENAVWIRIAWGTQYRKPNQYKPVFVVYYSQTPYAFTSFCHLKSNTPLLSQALTVASNHHKIVKMDLRSRYLDSLKAIVFKQYNQKFETHNSTMPLQENLELDMHMDSRIIHENRIEKERVQRVTQETFGDYPQPRLEFAQYKLETKFKSDFHGGILAERKEPLRCLIKFSSPHLLEALKSLAPAGIADAPLSPLLTCIPNKGMNYFKIRDK, encoded by the exons ATGGCTCTGTCATTGTCTCCCT ATACTCAATTTCATCGGCACCAGAAAGTCTGGGATGTTTTTCAAATGAGTAAAGAACCAg GTGAAGACGTTGACTTTTTTGATATGGAACAATTCAAAAGTTCATTTGAGAAAATTCTTCGGagagcattaaaaaat GTGACGGTCAGCTTCAGAGACGCTGAGGAGAATGCAGTATGGATTCGAATCGCCTGGGGAACACAGTACAGAAAGCCAAACCAGTACAAACCGGTTTTTGTGGTGTATTATTCCCAGACTCCCTACGCCTTCACTTCCTTCTGCCACCTGAAGAGCAATACACCCCTTCTGAGTCAG GCGCTGACCGTTGCTAGCAATCACCATAAGATTGTGAAAATGGACCTCAGAAGCCGGTATCTGGACTCTCTGAAGGCTATTGTTTTCAAACAGTATAATCAG aagtttgaaACTCACAACTCCACTATGCCTCTACAAGAAAACCTTGAGCTGGACATGCACA TGGATTCAAGGATCATTCATGAAAACAGAATCGAAAAAGAAAGAGTCCAGAGAGTGACTCAAGAAACTTTTGGAGACTATCCTCAACCAAGACTAGAATTTGCACAATATAAG CTTGAAACGAAATTCAAAAGTGACTTCCATGGAGGCATCTTGGCTGAGAGAAAAGAGCCCCTCCGGTGCCTAATAAAGTTCTCTAGCCCGCATCTTCTAGAAGCATTGAAATCCTTAGCACCAGCTG gtattGCAGACGCACCACTTTCTCCGTTGCTCACCTGCATACCCAATAAgggaatgaattattttaaaattagagacaAATAG